A single genomic interval of Haloterrigena salifodinae harbors:
- a CDS encoding transcription initiation factor IIB family protein: MHSARDRIEYEPWLEELEQIADRLELSTEARSCAVDLFLTDVPEDDRSKRAVLAASIYAGSLVAGEGRTQGDVADAADVSRLSIQSRWKDLLETAGLEPPRW, from the coding sequence ATGCACAGCGCCCGGGATCGGATCGAATACGAACCGTGGCTCGAGGAACTCGAGCAGATCGCCGACCGGTTGGAGCTCTCGACCGAAGCGCGATCTTGTGCGGTGGATCTCTTCTTGACGGACGTTCCGGAGGACGACCGGTCGAAGCGAGCCGTCCTCGCAGCCAGCATCTATGCGGGCTCGCTCGTCGCCGGCGAGGGTCGAACGCAGGGCGACGTCGCCGACGCCGCGGACGTCTCGCGGCTCTCGATCCAGTCGCGCTGGAAGGATCTCCTCGAAACCGC
- the dacZ gene encoding diadenylate cyclase DacZ, whose translation MAGLDDVFGDLYASIDAVLLFSPSGSYYERFADVDDLDVIVVGTENPVNADVFVELPLAFDDIKERIKFGLEGALEQDLIEDGDQLICATSLYGDEIDTVSRVRADAETHTGIYDLFVKSRAEPAVIKAVLELAIELGKKGQKGKPVGALFVVGDAGKVMNKSRPLSYNPFEKSHVHVGDPIVNVMLKEFSRLDGAFVISDAGKIVSAYRYLEPSAEGVDIPKGLGARHMAGGAITRDTNAITIVLSESDGLVRAFKAGELILEVDPEAY comes from the coding sequence ATGGCCGGGTTAGACGACGTGTTCGGGGATCTTTATGCGAGCATCGATGCCGTCCTTCTCTTCTCGCCGAGTGGCTCGTACTACGAACGCTTCGCGGACGTCGACGACCTCGACGTCATCGTCGTCGGGACGGAAAACCCCGTCAACGCCGACGTCTTCGTCGAACTCCCTCTCGCGTTCGACGACATCAAAGAGCGGATCAAGTTCGGTCTCGAGGGCGCCTTAGAGCAGGACCTCATCGAGGACGGCGACCAGCTGATCTGTGCGACGAGCCTCTACGGCGACGAGATCGATACGGTCTCCCGGGTCCGCGCCGACGCCGAGACGCACACGGGCATCTACGACCTGTTCGTCAAGTCCCGCGCGGAGCCGGCGGTGATCAAGGCCGTCCTCGAACTGGCGATCGAACTCGGCAAGAAAGGCCAGAAGGGGAAACCCGTCGGCGCGCTGTTCGTCGTCGGCGACGCGGGCAAGGTGATGAATAAGTCCCGCCCGCTGTCGTACAACCCCTTCGAGAAGTCCCACGTCCACGTCGGCGATCCGATCGTGAACGTGATGTTGAAGGAGTTCTCGCGGCTCGACGGCGCGTTCGTCATCTCCGACGCGGGCAAGATCGTCTCCGCGTACCGTTACCTCGAGCCGTCCGCGGAAGGTGTCGACATTCCGAAGGGGTTGGGGGCCCGACACATGGCCGGGGGCGCGATCACGCGGGATACGAACGCGATCACGATCGTGCTCTCGGAAAGCGATGGGCTCGTCCGGGCGTTCAAAGCCGGAGAGCTCATCTTGGAGGTCGATCCGGAGGCGTACTGA
- a CDS encoding DUF7860 family protein — protein MTRTGRYGDLDYPFLTKSGFLLGLGLLMLGAAGELFGHMFVGQLPGWEHTLFTFAEGGGLIIGFFSVWIFGVILPLTE, from the coding sequence ATGACCCGTACAGGACGATACGGTGATCTCGATTACCCGTTCCTCACGAAGAGCGGCTTCCTGCTCGGCCTCGGGCTCCTGATGCTGGGCGCAGCCGGCGAGTTGTTCGGCCACATGTTCGTGGGACAGCTTCCGGGGTGGGAACACACGCTGTTTACCTTCGCGGAAGGTGGCGGCCTCATCATCGGCTTCTTCTCGGTGTGGATTTTCGGGGTCATCCTGCCGCTGACCGAGTGA